One genomic segment of Paraburkholderia aromaticivorans includes these proteins:
- a CDS encoding cobalt-precorrin-5B (C(1))-methyltransferase, whose translation MRDETPEQPAPLRSGYTTGSCATATSLAAARLLLAGVVSNVAEIVLPRGQHVPMPLVFCRLIGNGDGGAEAGTVKDAGDDPDVTHGAVVFARVRLVAEPGVKFRAGPGVGTVTRAGLTLPVGEPAINPVPRRMMTEHLAELAAEHGYGGGFEVTIGVEGGEALALKTMNPRLGILGGLSILGTTGIVRPFSCSAYIASIHQGIDVARANGYTHLAACTGNASEEAMRAHYGLPDIALIEMGDFVGAVLKHMKRAPVERLSVCGGFGKLSKLAAGHLDLHSRNSSIDLERLAQWAAEYGADAALQAAIRAANTSQQAVALARAQQVPLGDIVCRHALTLARAIVPPQVTVEMFAIDRQGNLIGAAQ comes from the coding sequence ATGCGCGACGAAACGCCCGAACAACCCGCGCCGCTGCGTAGCGGCTACACGACCGGCAGTTGCGCCACCGCGACGTCGCTGGCGGCGGCGCGTCTGTTGCTGGCGGGCGTGGTTAGCAACGTGGCGGAGATCGTGCTGCCCAGGGGCCAGCATGTGCCGATGCCGCTGGTGTTCTGCCGTCTGATCGGCAACGGCGACGGCGGTGCCGAAGCCGGCACCGTCAAGGACGCCGGCGACGATCCCGACGTCACGCACGGCGCGGTCGTATTCGCGCGCGTGCGCCTCGTCGCCGAACCGGGCGTGAAGTTTCGCGCGGGGCCCGGCGTCGGCACGGTGACGCGCGCGGGACTGACGCTGCCGGTCGGCGAACCGGCGATCAACCCGGTGCCGCGCAGAATGATGACCGAGCACCTTGCCGAACTGGCGGCGGAGCACGGATATGGCGGCGGCTTCGAGGTGACGATCGGCGTGGAAGGCGGCGAAGCGCTCGCGCTGAAAACCATGAACCCGCGCCTGGGCATTCTCGGCGGCCTGTCGATTCTCGGCACCACCGGCATCGTGCGGCCTTTCTCGTGCTCGGCGTATATCGCGTCGATCCATCAGGGCATCGACGTCGCGCGCGCCAACGGCTACACGCATCTGGCCGCCTGCACCGGCAACGCCAGCGAGGAGGCGATGCGCGCGCATTACGGTCTGCCGGATATCGCGCTGATCGAAATGGGCGACTTCGTCGGCGCGGTGCTCAAGCATATGAAGCGCGCGCCGGTCGAGCGCCTCAGCGTGTGCGGCGGCTTCGGCAAACTCAGCAAGCTGGCGGCGGGGCATCTCGATCTGCATAGCCGCAATTCGAGCATCGACCTCGAACGGCTCGCGCAATGGGCGGCCGAATATGGCGCCGACGCCGCGCTTCAGGCGGCGATCCGCGCGGCCAATACGAGCCAGCAGGCGGTGGCGTTGGCGCGCGCGCAGCAGGTGCCGCTCGGCGATATCGTCTGCCGGCATGCGCTGACGCTGGCGCGCGCCATCGTGCCGCCGCAGGTCACCGTGGAAATGTTCGCGATCGACCGTCAGGGCAACCTGATCGGAGCCGCGCAATGA
- the cbiE gene encoding precorrin-6y C5,15-methyltransferase (decarboxylating) subunit CbiE translates to MPAWLTVVGIGDDGFAGLGRPARRALLQASVVYGGERHLAMLPARLAARRAAWPRPFDLSPLLAERGGAVCVLASGDPMLFGVGATLARQLPAGELRVLPAPSSLSLAAARLGWPLQDVATVSLVGRPLATLNAHLHDGARVFVLSADGRTPAALAELLNARGFGATRMSVLEHLGGELERRIDGRADQWPAGEVAALNLIALDCRATEGAPRLPLTCGLPDDAFRHDGQLTKRDVRAITLARLAPAPGELLWDVGAGSGSIGIEWMRSHPTCRAIAIEGHAERQRFIEHNRDALGVPSLQLVAGRAPAALQGLPLPDAVFIGGGATVPGVLEACWAALREGGRLVANAVTLQGEAALVAWRERHGGTLTRIALADAQPLGAFDTWRQALPITLLDVTKPSGEGARNTIDPADVTNATNGVNCTNCTNGTNGTNGTNGANGANGANATNATNALNTDSPQEP, encoded by the coding sequence ATGCCCGCGTGGCTGACGGTGGTGGGCATCGGCGACGACGGCTTCGCCGGTTTGGGAAGGCCCGCGCGGCGCGCTTTGCTGCAAGCGTCGGTGGTCTACGGCGGTGAACGCCATCTGGCGATGCTGCCCGCGCGCCTCGCCGCGCGCCGCGCCGCGTGGCCGCGTCCGTTCGATCTCTCGCCTTTGCTGGCCGAACGCGGCGGCGCGGTGTGCGTGCTGGCGAGCGGCGACCCGATGCTGTTCGGCGTAGGCGCGACGCTCGCGCGGCAGTTGCCGGCGGGGGAGTTGCGGGTGCTGCCCGCGCCGTCGTCGTTGTCGCTGGCGGCCGCGCGCCTCGGCTGGCCGTTGCAGGACGTCGCGACGGTGTCGCTGGTGGGGCGGCCGTTGGCGACGTTGAACGCGCATCTGCACGACGGCGCGCGCGTGTTCGTGCTGAGCGCGGACGGACGCACGCCCGCGGCGCTCGCGGAGTTGCTCAACGCCCGCGGTTTCGGGGCGACCCGCATGAGCGTGCTGGAACACTTGGGCGGCGAGCTGGAACGGCGCATCGACGGCCGCGCGGATCAGTGGCCGGCGGGCGAAGTGGCCGCGCTGAATCTGATCGCGCTCGACTGCCGCGCCACCGAGGGCGCGCCGCGTTTGCCGCTGACCTGCGGCTTGCCCGATGACGCTTTTCGCCACGACGGCCAGTTGACCAAGCGCGATGTGCGCGCCATCACGCTCGCGCGCCTCGCGCCGGCGCCCGGCGAACTGCTGTGGGACGTGGGCGCGGGTAGCGGCTCGATCGGCATCGAATGGATGCGCTCGCATCCGACCTGCCGCGCGATCGCGATTGAAGGACACGCCGAGCGTCAGCGCTTCATCGAACACAATCGCGACGCGCTGGGCGTGCCGAGTCTGCAACTCGTCGCAGGCCGCGCGCCTGCCGCGCTGCAGGGGCTGCCGCTGCCGGATGCGGTGTTCATCGGCGGGGGCGCGACCGTGCCGGGCGTGCTGGAGGCATGTTGGGCCGCTCTGCGCGAGGGTGGCCGGCTGGTCGCCAACGCGGTTACGTTGCAGGGCGAAGCGGCGCTGGTCGCCTGGCGCGAGCGGCACGGCGGCACGCTGACGCGGATCGCGCTGGCCGACGCCCAGCCGCTCGGCGCTTTCGATACATGGCGGCAGGCGTTGCCGATCACGCTGTTGGACGTGACGAAGCCGAGCGGCGAGGGCGCCAGGAACACCATTGACCCGGCCGATGTAACGAACGCTACGAACGGCGTGAACTGCACGAACTGCACGAACGGCACGAACGGCACGAACGGCACGAACGGTGCGAACGGCGCGAACGGCGCGAACGCCACCAACGCCACCAACGCTTTGAACACCGACTCACCGCAAGAACCCTGA
- the cobG gene encoding precorrin-3B synthase, which produces MLGPSRDAKPVSVLNQASPSTVVSDAAATPRPSACPGLLRIVAARDGGICRIKLPGGELSAAQARAIADVSARHAAGVIELTNRANVQVRGVKRGEEAALIAALVAAGLGPMPSAGAAKAVAIGPADVADTMAVSAVDRAAANAVETVSSKLPDALDASAAMAIAADDVRNVMISPAAGRDPCSLFDTRPLCAELLATLQSEPRFAALSPKFALLLDGGERLARVDHPHDVWLAASQEADGVRFVFGLAGCPPASAWAGSPAQNECITTDESHANGAVPLAAILPSQAPALVRALLLTFLDLAAADATRMRHLLAVHSADALLHHAQRYLDFPLTRNAALAGWHRRTPADAGLRLGAHAQRVPGTWHAGGQPPLGRLDANTLDALAALSQQHGNGTLRVTPWQSVLLPDIATHAVPAVLSGLAALGLACDPAQAITRLIACAGSSGCAKSLADTKADALRLAARLAAGVDAHLSGCPRSCAAAHCAPYTLLAAAPGLYDLYRRDGRPGFGLCVARQLTIDQAADMLERLARSNPDA; this is translated from the coding sequence ATGCTCGGGCCGTCGCGCGACGCTAAACCGGTGTCCGTCTTGAATCAAGCTTCGCCTTCCACCGTTGTGTCCGACGCAGCCGCCACGCCGCGGCCCTCGGCGTGCCCGGGGCTGCTGCGCATCGTCGCCGCGCGCGACGGCGGGATTTGCCGCATCAAACTGCCCGGCGGCGAGTTGAGCGCGGCGCAGGCGCGGGCGATCGCCGATGTCAGTGCACGCCATGCGGCCGGCGTGATCGAGCTGACCAATCGTGCCAATGTGCAGGTGCGCGGCGTGAAGCGTGGTGAGGAAGCGGCGTTGATCGCGGCGCTGGTCGCCGCCGGTCTCGGGCCGATGCCGTCGGCGGGCGCAGCGAAGGCGGTGGCAATCGGTCCGGCGGACGTTGCGGACACGATGGCGGTGAGCGCAGTGGACCGGGCGGCAGCGAACGCAGTGGAGACGGTTTCGTCGAAGCTGCCGGACGCATTGGACGCGTCAGCCGCAATGGCGATCGCCGCCGACGACGTGCGCAACGTCATGATCAGCCCCGCTGCCGGACGCGATCCCTGCTCCCTGTTCGACACCCGCCCGCTGTGCGCCGAATTGCTCGCGACGCTGCAAAGCGAACCGCGTTTCGCGGCGCTGTCGCCGAAATTCGCGCTGTTGCTGGACGGCGGCGAACGGCTCGCGCGAGTGGATCATCCGCATGACGTTTGGCTGGCGGCGTCGCAGGAAGCCGACGGCGTGCGCTTCGTATTCGGCCTGGCGGGTTGTCCGCCTGCGAGTGCGTGGGCCGGCTCGCCGGCGCAAAATGAGTGCATCACGACGGACGAGTCCCACGCCAACGGCGCGGTCCCGCTAGCCGCGATACTCCCCTCGCAAGCTCCGGCTCTGGTACGCGCGCTGCTGCTCACATTCCTCGACCTCGCCGCCGCCGACGCCACGCGCATGCGTCACCTGCTAGCCGTGCATTCCGCCGACGCGCTCCTGCATCACGCTCAACGCTACCTCGACTTCCCGCTGACGCGAAACGCAGCGCTGGCCGGCTGGCATCGCCGCACGCCGGCCGATGCCGGCCTTCGGCTGGGCGCTCACGCGCAACGCGTGCCCGGAACCTGGCACGCAGGCGGCCAGCCGCCGCTGGGACGCCTCGACGCCAACACCCTCGATGCCCTCGCCGCGCTTTCGCAGCAGCACGGCAACGGCACGCTGCGCGTCACACCCTGGCAAAGCGTGCTGCTGCCCGACATCGCAACGCATGCCGTTCCAGCCGTGCTATCCGGTTTGGCGGCGCTCGGTCTCGCCTGCGATCCCGCGCAAGCCATCACGCGTCTGATCGCCTGCGCCGGTTCCAGCGGCTGCGCGAAAAGCCTCGCCGACACCAAGGCCGACGCGCTGCGCCTCGCCGCCCGCCTGGCTGCCGGCGTCGACGCGCACCTGAGCGGCTGCCCACGTTCGTGCGCCGCCGCGCATTGCGCGCCGTACACGCTGCTGGCGGCCGCGCCCGGCCTCTACGACCTTTATCGACGCGACGGCCGGCCCGGTTTCGGCCTGTGCGTCGCGCGCCAACTGACGATCGACCAGGCCGCCGACATGCTCGAACGCCTGGCCCGGAGTAACCCCGATGCTTGA
- a CDS encoding precorrin-8X methylmutase, giving the protein MLDYIRDGQEIYRQSFATIRAEADLSRIPADLEKLAVRVIHACGMVDVIDDLRFSEGAGASGRTALARGAPILCDAGMVAQGITRARLPANNAVVCTLTHPDVPALARELGNTRSAAALELWRPQLAGSVVVIGNAPTALFHLLDMLDAGAPRPALILGFPVGFVGAAESKAMLAEDSRGVPYVVVHGRRGGSAMAAAAVNALATEVE; this is encoded by the coding sequence ATGCTTGATTACATTCGCGACGGTCAGGAGATCTATCGCCAATCCTTTGCGACGATCCGCGCGGAGGCCGACTTGTCGCGCATTCCCGCCGACCTGGAAAAACTCGCGGTGCGCGTGATCCACGCGTGCGGCATGGTCGATGTGATCGACGACCTGCGCTTTTCCGAAGGCGCGGGCGCCTCGGGCCGCACGGCGCTTGCGCGAGGCGCGCCGATCCTCTGCGATGCCGGCATGGTCGCGCAGGGCATTACGCGTGCGCGGCTGCCGGCGAACAATGCGGTCGTCTGCACCCTCACGCATCCCGACGTGCCCGCGCTCGCGCGCGAACTCGGCAATACGCGCTCCGCGGCCGCGCTGGAATTGTGGCGGCCGCAGCTGGCGGGCAGCGTCGTCGTGATCGGCAATGCGCCGACCGCGCTGTTTCATCTGCTCGATATGCTCGACGCCGGCGCGCCAAGACCCGCGCTGATACTCGGCTTTCCGGTGGGCTTTGTCGGCGCCGCCGAATCGAAGGCCATGCTCGCGGAAGACAGCCGCGGCGTGCCTTACGTGGTGGTGCATGGTCGGCGTGGCGGCAGCGCCATGGCGGCGGCCGCCGTCAATGCGCTGGCAACGGAGGTCGAATAA
- a CDS encoding precorrin-2 C(20)-methyltransferase — MTVQGRLFGLGVGPGDPELITLKALRLLKAAPVVAYFVAKGKKGNAFSIIEAHLHDAQQHLPLVYPVTTEALEPPLSYEAIIADFYDTAAEIVAAHLDAGRDVAVICEGDPFFYGSYMYLHDRLAPRYASEVVPGVCSMLGGAAVLGSPLVYRNQSLSVLSGVLPEDELRRRLADADAAVVMKLGRNFDKVRRVLGELGLADRALYVERATMGNQRIVPLADVDPMASPYFSLLVLPGEKWQG; from the coding sequence ATGACGGTGCAAGGACGTCTGTTCGGACTTGGTGTCGGGCCCGGCGACCCCGAACTCATCACGCTCAAGGCGCTGCGTTTGCTGAAGGCAGCGCCGGTGGTCGCGTACTTCGTCGCCAAGGGCAAGAAAGGCAACGCGTTCAGCATCATCGAGGCGCATTTGCACGACGCGCAGCAGCATCTGCCGCTCGTGTATCCCGTCACGACCGAAGCGCTCGAACCGCCGCTTTCATACGAAGCGATCATCGCCGATTTCTACGACACCGCCGCGGAAATCGTCGCCGCTCACCTCGACGCGGGCCGCGACGTCGCCGTGATCTGCGAAGGCGATCCGTTCTTCTATGGCTCGTACATGTATCTGCACGACCGGCTTGCGCCGCGCTACGCGAGCGAAGTCGTGCCCGGCGTGTGCTCGATGCTCGGCGGCGCGGCGGTGCTCGGCTCGCCGCTCGTGTATCGCAATCAGAGCCTGTCGGTGCTCTCGGGCGTGCTGCCCGAAGACGAGTTACGCCGGCGTCTAGCCGATGCCGATGCCGCGGTCGTGATGAAACTGGGCCGCAACTTCGACAAGGTGCGGCGCGTGCTGGGTGAACTCGGCCTCGCGGACCGCGCGCTCTATGTCGAACGCGCGACCATGGGCAATCAACGCATCGTGCCGCTCGCCGACGTGGATCCGATGGCGTCGCCGTATTTTTCGCTGCTCGTGCTGCCGGGGGAAAAATGGCAAGGATGA
- the cobJ gene encoding precorrin-3B C(17)-methyltransferase, which yields MNAPAIVILGAGALATARRIQALYADSQVHALQGRVEADVPYSELGAHLLALYARGTPIVALCAAGIVIRCVAPALSNKGVEPPVLAVAEDGSAVVPLLGGLAGVNVMAREIAAMLAVPPAITTSGELRFGTCVLNPPDGYTLADIGQGKRFVSDLLAGESTRIEGEAPWLDDAQLPRSASARLAIRVTPRAWDGRADELVIHPRSVVVAVMGGGAGVSVGAGAGAGAGAGAGAGAGTAAEIVTRVREALDAHGLAPLSLAALLTSSDRVADPALAEAAANLNVPLRFALTRPEDGAPPANLLHAALRIPYETLHNDSTTGVALALAPLAIDPDTIGRARGRLTVIGLGPGRADLMVPAARTALNDATDILGYDTYVKMAGPLRADQRVHGTDNREELQRARHAFELASEGRSVVMVSSGDPGVFAMAAAVLEALESSHNPQWAAVELAIVPGVSAAMATAAQAGAPLGHDFCMLSLSDNLKPWTIIEKRLRHAAEADLVMAFYNPISRARPWQLDKALDIVREYRAAQTLVVLGRDIGRPGSTLRTITLGELRSSDVDMRTMVIVGSSTTRRFGNGDEGGEWVYTPRWYE from the coding sequence ATGAACGCGCCCGCGATCGTGATTCTCGGCGCGGGCGCATTGGCGACCGCACGCCGCATTCAGGCGCTGTATGCGGATAGCCAGGTGCATGCGTTGCAGGGGCGCGTCGAGGCGGACGTGCCGTACAGCGAACTCGGCGCGCATCTGCTCGCGTTGTATGCGCGCGGCACGCCGATCGTCGCGTTGTGCGCGGCGGGGATCGTGATTCGCTGTGTCGCGCCGGCGTTGTCGAACAAGGGAGTCGAGCCGCCGGTGCTCGCCGTCGCCGAAGACGGCAGCGCAGTGGTGCCGCTGCTCGGCGGTCTCGCCGGCGTCAACGTGATGGCGCGCGAGATTGCCGCGATGCTGGCCGTGCCGCCCGCCATCACGACGAGTGGCGAATTGCGTTTCGGCACCTGCGTGCTCAATCCGCCCGACGGTTACACGCTCGCCGATATCGGGCAGGGCAAACGCTTCGTGTCGGATCTGCTGGCGGGTGAGAGCACGCGCATCGAAGGCGAAGCGCCGTGGCTCGACGACGCGCAACTGCCCCGCTCCGCTTCGGCGCGCCTCGCGATTCGCGTGACGCCGCGTGCGTGGGACGGGCGTGCGGATGAGCTGGTGATTCATCCTCGCAGTGTGGTTGTAGCGGTGATGGGTGGTGGTGCGGGTGTTAGTGTCGGGGCGGGTGCGGGTGCGGGTGCGGGTGCGGGTGCGGGTGCGGGTGCGGGTACTGCCGCCGAGATTGTCACCCGCGTGCGTGAGGCACTGGACGCTCACGGTCTCGCGCCACTATCGCTCGCGGCTTTGCTCACCTCGTCAGACCGCGTGGCCGACCCGGCGCTCGCCGAGGCCGCGGCGAACTTGAACGTGCCGCTACGCTTCGCGCTGACACGCCCCGAAGATGGCGCCCCCCCCGCCAACCTGCTGCATGCCGCATTGCGCATTCCCTACGAGACGCTGCACAACGATTCGACGACAGGCGTCGCGCTGGCGTTGGCGCCGCTCGCGATCGATCCGGACACGATCGGCCGTGCGCGCGGCCGTCTGACGGTGATCGGCCTCGGTCCGGGCCGCGCCGATCTGATGGTGCCCGCCGCGCGCACGGCGCTCAACGACGCCACCGACATCCTCGGCTACGACACTTACGTGAAAATGGCAGGCCCGTTGCGGGCCGATCAGCGCGTGCACGGTACGGACAATCGCGAGGAACTGCAGCGCGCGCGGCACGCATTCGAACTCGCCAGTGAAGGACGTTCCGTCGTGATGGTGTCATCGGGCGATCCGGGTGTGTTCGCGATGGCGGCGGCGGTCCTCGAAGCGCTCGAGTCGTCGCACAACCCGCAGTGGGCCGCGGTGGAACTGGCGATCGTGCCCGGCGTATCGGCGGCGATGGCAACAGCGGCGCAAGCGGGTGCGCCGCTGGGTCACGACTTCTGCATGCTGTCGCTATCCGACAACCTGAAGCCCTGGACGATCATCGAAAAGCGCCTCAGACATGCCGCCGAAGCGGATCTGGTGATGGCGTTCTACAACCCGATTTCGCGCGCACGGCCGTGGCAACTGGATAAAGCGTTGGACATCGTGCGGGAATATCGCGCGGCGCAGACTCTGGTGGTGCTGGGGCGCGACATCGGCCGGCCCGGCAGCACGCTGCGGACGATCACGCTAGGCGAGCTGCGTTCGTCCGATGTGGATATGCGCACGATGGTAATCGTGGGGTCGTCCACGACGCGACGGTTCGGCAACGGGGACGAAGGCGGCGAGTGGGTTTATACGCCGCGCTGGTATGAGTGA
- a CDS encoding AAA family ATPase codes for MKLQSIAIQEFKQFTGRLVIDDLQPGLNLFVGPNEAGKSTIAEAVRAVFLERYKASHLKDLLPWGKASGQPSVEVSFDLDGAACRLSKQFVTRQRCELKIGQSVFGEDEAEDKLAALLGFSRAARGPLKAENSGVPGLLWVQQGGTQEMRDSTGHAAQYLRDALSQLSGGSESAGEDALIAAVQRELRQLLTARTQKSTGPLAEAEQALARLIDERDELEQQRRQFEENIARLAAQQEAFDDTQRKRPWELHEQKAAQAQQRADAAAELERSLQGLAQALKASEAELALPLQQEQNALELEAAVARERQQLDAARASVAAVQAEHAQAAASVAQFEQAFADANRALELANAAVTAADLRSQIGLYRAESERLEASIAAASKANEAVLEAAREAAALEIDEPKLKRLGVLAGELTVLRARTEAAMTRIEYRLTGAMTVDDQPVSGEGVLRLDGEKRIGLGALGELRVVPGVSDLPARLSELASLEAQHAQLLQVLGVASFGEGESRHEQWKALLAQQKSQAKILDAHAPQGIEALHAASASASARMRAANERLAGLPDVSSAVPLDDARRNAAIARDALEAARHVLTQAADKKSTGMANEESLATQLQRKDAQLSDEAFRRNREQWQTKIVEQRVQVEALRKQREGRERELEAARLDDPAAEAKRYRASAELARGEQNERQVRIAGLRSQLETVGASGLGERLAVLEAKVEQATRRKDELSLRASALSLLDEVLVDERDAAVAQLRAPLTERLGHYLKRIFPQSTLALGDDLSPATLDRYGRADTLEALSFGTREQLGILTRLAYADLLKASGRPTLLMLDDAAVHTDAARRDAIKRALIDAATRHQILVFTCHPELWDDLGVRQRAIEDLKVAA; via the coding sequence ATGAAGCTGCAAAGTATCGCGATCCAGGAATTCAAGCAGTTCACCGGACGGCTCGTCATCGACGATCTGCAGCCCGGTCTCAATCTTTTTGTCGGCCCGAACGAGGCTGGCAAGAGCACCATTGCCGAGGCCGTGCGCGCCGTGTTTCTGGAGCGTTACAAGGCCTCGCATCTGAAAGACCTGTTGCCGTGGGGCAAGGCGAGCGGGCAGCCGTCGGTGGAGGTGAGCTTCGATCTGGACGGCGCGGCGTGCCGGCTGTCGAAGCAGTTCGTCACGCGCCAGCGCTGCGAGCTGAAGATCGGTCAGAGCGTGTTCGGCGAGGATGAAGCCGAAGACAAGCTCGCGGCTTTGCTCGGTTTTTCGCGCGCCGCGCGTGGGCCGCTGAAGGCCGAGAACTCGGGCGTTCCCGGTCTGTTGTGGGTGCAGCAAGGCGGCACGCAGGAAATGCGCGATTCCACCGGCCACGCGGCGCAGTATCTGCGCGATGCGCTGTCGCAACTCTCGGGCGGCAGTGAATCGGCCGGCGAGGATGCGTTGATCGCGGCCGTGCAGCGCGAACTTCGGCAACTGCTCACCGCGCGCACGCAGAAGTCCACCGGACCGCTCGCCGAAGCGGAACAGGCGCTCGCCCGGCTGATCGACGAGCGCGACGAGCTGGAACAGCAGCGTCGACAGTTCGAGGAGAACATCGCTCGTCTGGCCGCACAGCAGGAGGCATTCGACGACACGCAGCGCAAGCGCCCCTGGGAGCTCCATGAGCAGAAGGCCGCGCAGGCGCAGCAACGCGCCGATGCCGCGGCGGAACTCGAACGCAGCCTGCAAGGCCTGGCGCAAGCGCTGAAGGCGAGCGAAGCCGAACTGGCGTTGCCGTTGCAACAGGAGCAGAACGCGCTCGAACTGGAAGCGGCCGTGGCGCGCGAGCGGCAGCAACTCGACGCGGCGCGGGCAAGCGTGGCGGCGGTTCAGGCGGAGCACGCGCAAGCCGCGGCCAGCGTGGCGCAATTCGAGCAGGCTTTCGCCGATGCAAACCGCGCGCTCGAACTGGCCAACGCGGCGGTAACCGCGGCCGACCTGCGCAGCCAGATCGGCCTTTATCGCGCCGAAAGCGAGCGGCTCGAAGCGTCGATCGCAGCGGCCAGCAAAGCGAACGAGGCCGTGCTGGAGGCCGCGCGCGAGGCGGCGGCGCTCGAGATCGACGAGCCGAAACTGAAGCGGCTCGGTGTGCTTGCCGGCGAGCTGACCGTGCTGCGTGCCCGCACCGAAGCGGCGATGACGCGCATCGAATACCGCTTGACCGGCGCGATGACGGTCGACGATCAACCGGTGAGCGGCGAAGGCGTGCTGCGTCTGGACGGGGAGAAGCGGATCGGCCTCGGCGCGCTCGGCGAATTGCGGGTGGTGCCGGGCGTTTCCGATCTGCCGGCGCGCCTGTCCGAACTCGCGTCGCTCGAAGCCCAACATGCGCAGCTGTTGCAGGTGCTCGGCGTGGCGTCGTTCGGCGAGGGCGAGTCGAGGCACGAGCAGTGGAAGGCGCTGCTCGCGCAGCAGAAGAGCCAGGCGAAGATTCTCGACGCGCATGCGCCGCAGGGCATCGAGGCGCTGCACGCGGCGTCGGCATCGGCGTCGGCGCGCATGCGGGCGGCCAATGAGCGGCTCGCGGGTCTGCCTGACGTGTCGAGCGCCGTGCCGCTCGACGACGCGCGCCGCAACGCCGCGATCGCGCGCGATGCGTTGGAGGCTGCGCGACATGTATTGACGCAGGCAGCCGATAAAAAATCGACCGGCATGGCGAATGAGGAATCACTCGCGACCCAGCTGCAGCGCAAGGACGCGCAGTTGAGCGACGAAGCCTTCCGCCGGAACCGCGAGCAGTGGCAGACGAAGATTGTCGAACAGCGCGTGCAGGTCGAGGCGCTGCGCAAACAGCGCGAAGGACGCGAGCGTGAGCTGGAAGCGGCGCGGCTCGATGACCCGGCGGCCGAGGCGAAGCGTTATCGCGCGTCGGCGGAACTCGCGCGCGGCGAGCAGAACGAGCGGCAAGTACGGATCGCGGGACTGCGGAGCCAACTGGAAACGGTGGGTGCGTCGGGACTCGGCGAGCGTCTCGCGGTGTTGGAGGCCAAGGTCGAACAGGCCACGCGGCGCAAGGACGAACTCAGCTTGCGCGCGAGTGCGCTGAGTCTGCTTGACGAAGTGCTGGTCGACGAACGCGATGCCGCGGTGGCGCAGTTGCGCGCGCCTTTGACCGAACGTCTCGGGCATTATCTGAAACGGATTTTCCCGCAGTCGACGCTCGCGCTCGGCGACGATTTGAGTCCCGCCACGCTGGATCGCTACGGCCGCGCGGATACGCTCGAGGCGCTGAGCTTCGGCACGCGCGAGCAACTCGGCATTCTGACTCGGCTTGCGTACGCGGATTTGCTGAAAGCATCGGGCCGGCCGACCTTGCTCATGCTCGACGACGCGGCGGTGCATACCGACGCCGCGCGGCGCGATGCGATCAAACGCGCCTTGATCGACGCGGCTACGCGGCATCAGATTCTGGTGTTCACCTGCCATCCTGAGTTGTGGGACGACCTCGGCGTCAGGCAGCGGGCGATCGAGGATCTGAAGGTGGCGGCCTAG